One region of Catenuloplanes indicus genomic DNA includes:
- a CDS encoding roadblock/LC7 domain-containing protein encodes MSIGTGPDTAQRFNWLITNFVRGTAGVRDAVAVSSDGMLIATSAGLVRAEADHLAAIVSGLASLARSASRRYDFAGLKLIMIEMTSGFLIVSALGGGTCLGVVADGDADVALIGYEIALLGERVGDLLTPALIAESRRVLPA; translated from the coding sequence ATGAGCATCGGTACCGGGCCGGACACGGCGCAGCGCTTCAACTGGCTGATCACCAACTTCGTCCGGGGCACGGCCGGCGTCCGCGACGCGGTCGCCGTCTCCTCCGACGGCATGCTGATCGCCACCTCGGCCGGTCTGGTCCGCGCCGAGGCCGATCATCTCGCGGCGATCGTGTCCGGTCTGGCCAGCCTGGCCCGCAGCGCGTCGCGCCGGTACGACTTCGCCGGCCTCAAACTCATCATGATCGAGATGACATCCGGCTTCCTGATCGTCTCCGCGCTCGGCGGCGGTACCTGCCTCGGCGTGGTGGCGGACGGCGACGCGGACGTGGCGCTCATCGGGTACGAGATCGCGCTGCTCGGCGAGCGCGTCGGTGACCTGCTCACCCCGGCCCTGATCGCGGAGTCCCGGCGGGTGCTGCCGGCATGA
- a CDS encoding DUF742 domain-containing protein, translated as MTSDDALPRMPDPRMVPPWERPAEPLPRRSAGAGGTPDDRPAEDDVIRPFLLTGGRTRPLRDGLRLETQVRASPAALSAPLRFELRQIVRFCQDPCALADVATHLRVPVGVARVLVADLASDGYLTVLEPAEHPSELPIEMIERIVDRVRAL; from the coding sequence ATGACGTCAGACGACGCGCTGCCGCGGATGCCGGATCCGCGGATGGTTCCGCCGTGGGAGCGCCCGGCCGAGCCGCTGCCCCGCCGGTCCGCCGGTGCGGGCGGCACCCCGGACGACCGGCCCGCCGAGGACGACGTGATCCGGCCGTTCCTGCTGACCGGCGGCCGGACCCGGCCGCTGCGCGACGGGTTGCGCCTGGAGACGCAGGTCCGGGCGTCACCGGCCGCGCTCTCCGCGCCGCTGCGGTTCGAGCTGCGGCAGATCGTCCGGTTCTGCCAGGACCCGTGCGCGCTCGCGGACGTCGCCACCCACCTGCGGGTCCCGGTGGGCGTGGCGCGCGTGCTGGTGGCGGACCTCGCGTCGGACGGCTACCTGACCGTACTGGAACCGGCGGAGCACCCGTCCGAACTGCCCATCGAAATGATCGAGAGGATCGTCGACCGTGTCCGTGCCCTCTAG
- a CDS encoding GTP-binding protein, whose protein sequence is MSVPSSAATAPVVVKIVISGGFGVGKTTFVSAISEIEPLLTEADMTEVSRGVDDVHAVAGKTTTTVALDFGRIHLDTSLMLYLFGTPGQDRFSFLWDDLVDGALGAVVLVDTRRIEDSYPAVDYFEDLGMPFLLAVNPFDGAPRFAIPEVREALGVGPEVPIAECDARSRGAVKGTLVTLMEQVLSRRLRAMAGHTGA, encoded by the coding sequence GTGTCCGTGCCCTCTAGCGCGGCGACCGCACCGGTGGTCGTGAAGATCGTGATCAGCGGCGGCTTCGGGGTGGGCAAGACCACCTTCGTGAGCGCCATATCCGAGATCGAGCCGCTGCTCACCGAGGCCGACATGACCGAGGTCTCGCGCGGCGTGGACGACGTGCATGCGGTGGCCGGCAAGACCACCACCACGGTCGCGCTCGACTTCGGCCGCATCCACCTGGACACGTCGCTGATGCTGTACCTGTTCGGCACGCCGGGCCAGGACCGGTTCTCCTTCCTCTGGGACGACCTGGTCGACGGCGCGCTCGGCGCGGTGGTGCTGGTCGACACGCGCCGGATCGAGGACAGCTATCCCGCGGTGGACTACTTCGAGGATCTGGGCATGCCGTTCCTGCTCGCGGTCAACCCGTTCGACGGCGCGCCCCGGTTCGCGATCCCGGAGGTGCGCGAGGCGCTCGGCGTCGGGCCGGAGGTGCCGATAGCGGAGTGTGACGCCCGCTCCCGCGGCGCGGTCAAGGGCACGCTGGTCACGCTGATGGAACAGGTGCTGAGCCGGCGGCTGCGCGCGATGGCGGGCCACACCGGTGCGTGA
- the thrC gene encoding threonine synthase, whose product MTSAVSPARALVCRGCGAEFPLAAQHACYECFGPLEVAYDADALKKVTREQIEAGPDNIWRYAALLPAGQDPADRITLNPGMTPLVSAPALAAELGMTGALWVKDDSANPTHSFKDRVVSVALSAAKGLGFTRFACASTGNLANSVAAHAARAGVPSIVFIPSDLEQGKIITTAVYGGELVAIEGSYDDVNRLCSELVETDEFEDTAFVNVNVRPYYAEGSKTLGYEVAEQLGWRIPEQVVIPMASGELLTKVDKAFSELVEIGLVDAPANGWTVFGAQSAGCNPIAVALHEETDEIRPVRPTGIAKSLNIGDPAAGLYALEAVRRTGGWMDYADDDEIRDAIRLLARTTGVFAETAGGVTTAVLAKLIKSGKLDPSKETVVYNTGEGLKTLDAVASLVGPTHTVKPSLRSVREAGLLG is encoded by the coding sequence ATGACGTCTGCCGTCAGCCCTGCCCGCGCCCTCGTCTGTCGCGGTTGCGGCGCCGAGTTCCCGCTGGCCGCCCAGCACGCCTGTTACGAGTGTTTCGGCCCGCTCGAGGTCGCCTACGACGCGGACGCGCTGAAGAAGGTCACCCGCGAGCAGATCGAGGCCGGTCCGGACAACATCTGGCGGTACGCGGCGCTCCTCCCGGCCGGTCAGGACCCGGCCGACCGGATCACGCTGAACCCGGGCATGACGCCGCTGGTGTCCGCGCCCGCGCTCGCCGCGGAGCTGGGCATGACCGGAGCGCTCTGGGTCAAGGACGACTCCGCGAACCCGACGCACTCGTTCAAGGACCGGGTCGTCTCGGTGGCGCTCTCCGCCGCCAAGGGCCTCGGCTTCACCCGCTTCGCCTGCGCCTCCACCGGCAACCTGGCCAACTCGGTCGCCGCTCACGCGGCCCGGGCCGGCGTGCCGTCGATCGTCTTCATCCCGTCCGACCTGGAGCAGGGCAAGATCATCACCACCGCGGTGTACGGCGGGGAGCTGGTGGCGATCGAGGGCTCGTACGACGACGTCAACCGCCTGTGCAGCGAGCTGGTCGAGACGGACGAGTTCGAGGACACCGCGTTCGTGAACGTCAACGTCCGGCCGTACTACGCGGAGGGCTCGAAGACGCTCGGCTACGAGGTCGCGGAGCAGCTCGGCTGGCGTATCCCGGAGCAGGTCGTGATCCCGATGGCCAGCGGCGAGCTGCTGACCAAGGTCGACAAGGCGTTCTCCGAGCTGGTCGAGATCGGCCTGGTCGACGCGCCGGCGAACGGCTGGACCGTGTTCGGCGCCCAGTCCGCCGGCTGCAACCCGATCGCGGTCGCGCTGCACGAGGAGACGGACGAGATCCGCCCGGTGCGCCCGACCGGCATCGCGAAGTCGCTCAACATCGGCGACCCGGCCGCCGGCCTCTACGCGCTGGAGGCGGTGCGCCGCACCGGCGGCTGGATGGACTACGCGGACGACGACGAGATCCGCGACGCGATCCGGCTGCTGGCCCGCACCACCGGCGTCTTCGCCGAGACCGCGGGCGGCGTGACCACGGCGGTGCTGGCCAAGCTGATCAAGTCCGGCAAGCTGGACCCGTCGAAGGAGACCGTCGTCTACAACACCGGCGAGGGATTGAAGACGCTGGACGCCGTGGCTAGCCTCGTGGGACCGACGCACACCGTCAAGCCGTCGCTGCGATCCGTGCGGGAGGCGGGCCTGCTCGGCTGA
- a CDS encoding GNAT family N-acetyltransferase, producing the protein MSLSIAAFDPADDTACGEAAAIMRLACLAETPDLPALSVRRYAARFRNPQLGERRLGVLARVDGFAVGTGLLILPDEQNRDAAMIELHVLPERRRRGIGRALHDHLTGIIRAEHRTTVLANTSESLPGGPVRPGAGSAFAAVLGWQRASTAHGQLLDLHDVPAERLLARIAPYVGGYSPVTWSGAVPEADVDDVAYLNARLMQDAPTGDIEWEAEKPDPSVIRNYERTYRDKGSTLFHAAMREDATGRLVAWTMIEQLDDPASWGWQQVTLVDPAHRGHRLGLAVKVHNHLQVRANAPELRHVHTWNAAENHHMIAINEALGFRPSGATIDWQIRLR; encoded by the coding sequence ATGAGCCTGAGCATCGCCGCGTTCGACCCTGCCGACGACACCGCGTGCGGGGAGGCTGCGGCGATCATGCGGCTCGCCTGTCTGGCCGAGACGCCGGACCTGCCCGCCCTCAGCGTGCGGCGATACGCGGCCCGGTTTCGCAACCCGCAGCTCGGCGAGCGGCGGCTCGGCGTCCTGGCCCGGGTGGACGGCTTTGCCGTCGGCACCGGTCTGCTCATCCTGCCGGACGAGCAGAACCGCGACGCCGCGATGATCGAGTTGCATGTGCTGCCCGAGCGCCGGCGCCGGGGCATCGGCCGCGCGCTGCACGACCACCTGACCGGGATCATCCGCGCCGAGCACCGCACCACGGTGCTGGCGAACACGTCGGAGTCGCTGCCGGGTGGGCCGGTGCGCCCCGGTGCCGGCTCCGCGTTCGCGGCGGTGCTGGGCTGGCAGCGGGCCTCGACCGCACACGGGCAACTGCTGGACCTGCACGACGTACCGGCCGAGCGGCTGCTCGCCCGGATCGCGCCGTACGTCGGCGGTTACTCGCCGGTGACCTGGTCCGGTGCGGTGCCCGAGGCCGACGTCGACGACGTCGCCTATCTGAACGCACGGCTGATGCAGGACGCGCCGACCGGCGACATCGAGTGGGAGGCGGAGAAGCCGGACCCGTCGGTGATCCGCAACTACGAGCGTACGTACCGGGACAAGGGCTCCACGCTCTTCCACGCGGCCATGCGCGAGGACGCCACCGGCCGCCTGGTCGCGTGGACGATGATCGAGCAGCTGGACGACCCGGCGTCGTGGGGCTGGCAGCAGGTCACGCTGGTCGACCCGGCGCACCGCGGCCACCGCCTCGGTCTCGCGGTCAAGGTTCACAACCATCTGCAGGTTCGGGCGAATGCCCCCGAACTGCGCCACGTGCACACGTGGAACGCGGCCGAGAACCATCACATGATCGCGATCAACGAGGCGCTCGGCTTCCGTCCCTCCGGCGCCACCATCGACTGGCAGATCCGCCTGCGGTAA
- a CDS encoding GNAT family N-acetyltransferase, translating to MTSTIAPVRHPEPRTIARVRVPDAARMRALRLEMLADSPLAFLETVADAAARPHEDFRAQIAHNIRSGLAAQFAAVEDGRFVGHAGGIVLAADRRVTVIFAVYVTPRLRGTGLVGDLIEAVARWSRDERRPELMLEVVNGNDRAVRAYERLGFRDTGVRVPHPTIPGLTELQMRRPA from the coding sequence ATGACCAGCACCATTGCCCCGGTACGCCACCCCGAGCCCCGCACGATCGCACGCGTGCGGGTCCCCGATGCCGCGCGAATGCGGGCACTGCGACTTGAAATGCTCGCCGATTCTCCGCTCGCATTTCTGGAAACGGTGGCGGATGCCGCGGCACGGCCGCACGAGGATTTCCGGGCGCAGATCGCACACAACATCCGATCAGGCCTGGCCGCACAGTTCGCGGCTGTCGAAGATGGACGGTTCGTGGGCCACGCGGGCGGCATCGTGCTCGCCGCGGACCGCCGGGTGACCGTCATATTCGCGGTCTACGTGACCCCGCGCCTGCGCGGAACGGGCCTGGTCGGAGACCTGATCGAGGCAGTGGCGCGGTGGTCGCGCGACGAGCGCCGGCCGGAGCTGATGCTGGAGGTGGTGAACGGCAACGACCGCGCGGTCCGGGCGTACGAACGGCTCGGCTTCCGGGACACCGGCGTGCGCGTGCCGCACCCCACGATCCCCGGCCTGACCGAACTCCAAATGCGACGGCCAGCCTGA
- a CDS encoding cold-shock protein, with amino-acid sequence MAQGTVKWFNSEKGYGFIAVDGGQDVFVHFSAIEMDGYKALDDGQRVEFEIAQGQKGPQAEKVRVIA; translated from the coding sequence GTGGCACAGGGCACCGTCAAGTGGTTCAACAGCGAAAAGGGCTACGGTTTCATCGCGGTTGACGGGGGGCAGGACGTCTTCGTCCACTTCTCCGCGATCGAGATGGACGGCTACAAGGCGTTGGACGACGGGCAGCGCGTGGAGTTCGAGATCGCGCAGGGTCAGAAGGGACCGCAGGCGGAGAAGGTCCGGGTCATCGCCTGA
- the groL gene encoding chaperonin GroEL (60 kDa chaperone family; promotes refolding of misfolded polypeptides especially under stressful conditions; forms two stacked rings of heptamers to form a barrel-shaped 14mer; ends can be capped by GroES; misfolded proteins enter the barrel where they are refolded when GroES binds) — MAKIISFDEEARRGLERGMNTLADAVKVTLGPKGRNVVLEKKWGAPTITNDGVSIAKEIELEDPYEKIGAELVKEVAKKTDDVAGDGTTTATVLAQALVREGLRNVAAGANPMALKRGIEAAVASVSEGLSQLAKDVETKEQIASTASISAGDSTVGEIIAEAMDKVGKEGVITVEESNTFGLELELTEGMRFDKGYISPYFWTDAERMEAVLDDPYILIANSKISSVKDLLPILEKVMQSGKPLLIIAEDVEGEALATLIVNKVRGTFKSVAVKAPGFGDRRKAMLTDIAILTGGQTVSEELGLKLEGVGLDMLGRARKVQVTKDETTIVDGAGDADQINGRVAQIRAEIEKSDSDYDREKLQERLAKLAGGVAVIKVGAATEVELKERKHRIEDAVRNAKAAVEEGIVPGGGVALVQAGKTAFDKLDLVGDEATGANIVKVALDAPLRQIAVNAGLEGGVVVEKVRNIEAGHGLNAASGEYVDLLKAGIIDPAKVTRSALQNAASIAALFLTTEAVVADKPEKTPAPAGAPDAGGMDF; from the coding sequence ATGGCCAAGATTATCTCGTTCGACGAGGAGGCGCGCCGCGGTCTTGAGCGGGGCATGAACACCCTCGCCGACGCCGTCAAGGTGACGCTGGGCCCGAAGGGCCGCAACGTGGTGCTCGAGAAGAAGTGGGGCGCCCCCACCATCACCAACGATGGTGTGAGCATCGCCAAGGAGATCGAGCTCGAGGACCCCTACGAGAAGATCGGCGCTGAGCTGGTCAAGGAGGTCGCGAAGAAGACGGACGACGTGGCCGGTGACGGCACGACGACCGCGACCGTCCTGGCGCAGGCGCTGGTCCGCGAGGGCCTCCGCAACGTCGCCGCCGGCGCCAACCCGATGGCCCTGAAGCGGGGCATCGAGGCTGCCGTCGCGAGTGTCTCCGAGGGCCTGAGCCAGCTGGCGAAGGACGTCGAGACCAAGGAGCAGATCGCCTCCACCGCCTCCATCTCCGCCGGTGACAGCACCGTCGGCGAGATCATCGCCGAGGCGATGGACAAGGTCGGCAAGGAAGGCGTCATCACCGTCGAGGAGAGCAACACCTTCGGCCTCGAGCTCGAGCTCACCGAGGGCATGCGCTTCGACAAGGGCTACATCTCGCCCTACTTCTGGACCGACGCGGAGCGGATGGAGGCCGTCCTCGACGACCCGTACATCCTCATCGCGAACAGCAAGATCTCCTCGGTCAAGGACCTGCTCCCGATCCTGGAGAAGGTCATGCAGTCGGGCAAGCCGCTGCTGATCATCGCCGAGGACGTCGAGGGCGAGGCCCTGGCCACCCTGATCGTCAACAAGGTGCGCGGCACCTTCAAGTCCGTCGCCGTCAAGGCGCCGGGCTTCGGCGACCGCCGCAAGGCGATGCTGACCGACATCGCGATCCTCACCGGCGGCCAGACCGTCTCCGAGGAGCTGGGCCTCAAGCTGGAGGGTGTCGGCCTCGACATGCTCGGCCGTGCCCGCAAGGTGCAGGTCACCAAGGACGAGACCACCATCGTCGACGGTGCCGGTGACGCCGACCAGATCAACGGCCGGGTCGCCCAGATCCGCGCCGAGATCGAGAAGTCGGACTCCGACTACGACCGCGAGAAGCTGCAGGAGCGCCTGGCCAAGCTGGCCGGCGGTGTTGCGGTGATCAAGGTCGGCGCGGCCACCGAGGTCGAGCTCAAGGAGCGCAAGCACCGCATCGAGGACGCCGTTCGCAACGCGAAGGCGGCCGTCGAGGAGGGCATCGTGCCCGGTGGTGGCGTCGCCCTGGTGCAGGCCGGCAAGACCGCGTTCGACAAGCTGGACCTCGTCGGCGACGAGGCGACCGGTGCGAACATCGTGAAGGTCGCGCTGGACGCCCCGCTGCGCCAGATCGCCGTCAACGCCGGCCTCGAGGGCGGCGTCGTGGTGGAGAAGGTGCGCAACATCGAGGCCGGCCACGGCCTCAACGCCGCCTCCGGTGAGTACGTCGACCTGCTCAAGGCCGGCATCATCGACCCGGCGAAGGTGACCCGTTCGGCGCTGCAGAACGCGGCCTCGATCGCGGCCCTGTTCCTCACCACCGAGGCTGTGGTGGCGGACAAGCCGGAGAAGACCCCGGCCCCGGCCGGTGCCCCCGACGCGGGCGGCATGGACTTCTGA